From Saccopteryx leptura isolate mSacLep1 chromosome 3, mSacLep1_pri_phased_curated, whole genome shotgun sequence, one genomic window encodes:
- the SLC35F6 gene encoding solute carrier family 35 member F6, translated as MAWTKYQLFLAGLMLVTGSINTLSAKWADNFVAQGCGGSKEHSFQHPFLQAVGMFLGEFSCLAAFYLLQCRAARHPDASIDPQQPFNPLLFLPPALCDMTGTSIMYVALNMTSASSFQMLRGAVIIFTGLFSVAFLGRRLVLSQWLGILATIAGLVVVGLADLLNKHDDQHKLSEVITGDLLIIMAQIIVSIQMVLEEKFVYKHNVHPLRAVGTEGLFGFVILSLLLVPMYYIPAGSFSGNPRGMLEDALDAFCQVGRQPLIALALLGNISSIAFFNFAGISVTKELSATTRMVLDSLRTVVIWALSLALGWEAFHPLQILGFLILLMGTALYNGLHRPLLTRLIRPPAEGGERERLLDPSRTPINDGS; from the exons ATGGCCTGGACCAAGTACCAGCTGTTCCTGGCCGGGCTCATGCTCGTCACCGGCTCCATCAACACGCTGTCTGCCAA gTGGGCGGACAACTTCGTGGCCCAGGGCTGTGGAGGAAGCAAGGAGCACAGCTTCCAGCATCCCTTCCTCCAG GCAGTGGGCATGTTCCTGGGGGAGTTCTCCTGCCTGGCTGCCTTCTACCTACTCCAGTGCAGAGCTGCAAGGCACCCGGATGCCAGCATAGACCCCCAACAGCCCTTCAACCCCCTGCTTTTCCTGCCCCCAGCCCTTTGTGACATGACTGGGACTAGCATCATGTATGTGG CCCTGAACATGACCAGCGCCTCCAGTTTCCAGATGCTTCGTGGAGCAGTGATCATATTCACAGGCCTGTTCTCAGTGGCCTTCCTCGGGCGCAGGCTGGTACTGAGCCAATGGCTGGGTATCCTGGCGACCATCGCAGGGCTGGTGGTCGTGGGCCTGGCCGACCTCCTGAACAAGCATGACGATCAGCACAAGCTCAGCGAAGTGATCACAG GGGACCTGTTGATCATCATGGCTCAGATCATCGTCTCCATACAGATGGTGCTAGAGGAGAAGTTCGTCTACAAGCACAATGTGCACCCTCTGCGGGCAGTTGGCACTGAGG GCCTCTTTGGCTTCGTGATCCTGTCCCTGCTGCTGGTGCCCATGTACTACATCCCTGCCGGTTCCTTTAGTGGGAACCCTCGCGGGATGCTAGAGGACGCACTGGATGCCTTTTGCCAGGTGGGCCGACAGCCGCTCATTGCTCTGGCACTGCTGGGCAACATCAGCAGCATCGCCTTCTTCAACTTTGCGGGCATCAGCGTCACCAAGGAGCTGAGTGCCACCACCCGCATGGTGCTGGACAGCCTGCGGACCGTCGTCATCTGGGCACTGAGCCTGGCACTGGGCTGGGAGGCCTTCCACCCCTTGCAGATCCTCGGCTTCCTCATCCTCCTGATGGGCACTGCCCTCTACAATGGGCTGCACCGCCCGCTGCTGACCCGCCTGATCCGGCCCCCAGCTGAGGGGGGCGAGCGAGAGAGACTGCTGGATCCCTCTCGGACTCCCATCAACGACGGCAGCTGA